The following proteins come from a genomic window of Sphingosinicella flava:
- the purB gene encoding adenylosuccinate lyase, with the protein MIPRYARAQMTGIWEPESRFRIWFEIEAHALDAMAELGVVPESATKAVWDWWATNPAIDIARIDEIEAVVKHDVIAFLTWVAEQVGPEARFLHQGMTSSDMLDTCLAVQLTRAADLLIADLDELLAVLKRRAYEHKFTPTIGRSHGIHAEPVTFGLKLAQAYAEFSRNRARLIAARADIATCAISGAVGTFANIDPSVEAHVADKMGLSVEPVSTQVIPRDRHAMFFATLGVIASSIERLATEIRHLQRTEVLEAEEYFSPGQKGSSAMPHKRNPVLTENLTGLARMVRGYVTPALENVALWHERDISHSSVERYIGPDATITLDFALARLTGVMDKLVVYPERMRKNLDRMGGLVHSQRVLLALTQAGAIREDSYRLVQRNAMKVWESDGRLSLLDLLKADPEVTALLSIHDIEERFDLDYHYKHVDTIFARIFGD; encoded by the coding sequence ATGATCCCTCGTTACGCGCGTGCCCAGATGACCGGCATCTGGGAACCGGAAAGCCGTTTCCGCATCTGGTTCGAAATCGAGGCGCATGCCCTGGATGCGATGGCGGAACTGGGCGTGGTGCCGGAGAGCGCGACGAAGGCGGTATGGGATTGGTGGGCGACGAACCCGGCCATCGACATCGCTCGCATCGACGAGATCGAGGCGGTGGTGAAGCATGACGTCATCGCCTTCCTCACCTGGGTCGCCGAACAGGTCGGGCCGGAGGCGCGGTTCCTGCACCAGGGCATGACCAGCTCCGACATGCTCGACACCTGCCTTGCCGTGCAGCTGACGCGCGCCGCCGACCTGTTGATCGCGGACCTCGACGAACTGCTCGCGGTTCTCAAGCGCCGGGCTTACGAGCACAAATTCACGCCGACCATCGGCCGCAGCCACGGCATCCATGCCGAACCGGTCACGTTCGGCCTGAAGCTCGCGCAGGCCTATGCCGAATTCAGCCGCAACCGCGCCCGCCTAATCGCCGCCCGCGCCGACATCGCGACCTGCGCCATTTCAGGGGCCGTCGGCACCTTCGCCAATATCGATCCCAGCGTCGAGGCGCATGTCGCCGACAAGATGGGCTTGTCCGTCGAGCCGGTCTCCACCCAGGTCATTCCGCGCGACCGGCACGCCATGTTCTTCGCGACCCTGGGCGTTATCGCCTCGTCGATCGAGCGCCTCGCCACCGAAATCCGCCACCTTCAACGTACCGAAGTGCTGGAGGCGGAAGAATATTTCTCGCCCGGCCAGAAGGGTTCGTCGGCCATGCCGCACAAGCGCAATCCGGTGCTGACCGAGAATTTGACCGGCCTTGCCCGCATGGTGCGCGGCTATGTGACGCCCGCGCTGGAAAACGTCGCCCTCTGGCACGAACGCGACATCAGCCACTCATCCGTCGAGCGCTATATCGGCCCGGACGCGACGATAACGCTCGATTTCGCCCTCGCCCGCCTGACCGGCGTGATGGACAAGCTCGTCGTCTATCCGGAGCGGATGCGGAAGAATCTCGATCGCATGGGCGGCCTTGTCCATTCGCAGCGGGTTCTCCTCGCCCTCACGCAAGCCGGCGCGATCCGCGAGGACAGCTACCGCCTCGTCCAACGCAACGCGATGAAGGTGTGGGAATCGGACGGCCGATTGTCTCTGCTGGACTTGCTGAAAGCGGACCCGGAAGTGACCGCTTTGCTGTCGATTCACGACATCGAGGAACGTTTCGACCTCGATTATCATTATAAGCATGTGGATACGATCTTCGCGCGCATTTTCGGAGACTGA
- a CDS encoding EF-hand domain-containing protein translates to MLRLLLSAGAVLIALPLSAQVPADPQTDETLPAAAQGEQTNVGEPISPDSPDMRRRAQSIASPARIMAERLSMGGPLNIETNWGRFDTDGDDSLSPLEFGLWVMEASGKDMGAAVEKELRGRSPGNAAVGLLNETSAALVQVDANGDWRISREELALIAE, encoded by the coding sequence ATGCTCCGCCTTCTTCTGTCCGCCGGTGCGGTGCTGATCGCCCTTCCTCTCTCAGCCCAAGTCCCGGCGGACCCGCAGACTGACGAAACCCTGCCCGCCGCCGCGCAGGGTGAGCAGACGAACGTGGGCGAGCCGATATCGCCAGACAGTCCCGACATGCGGCGTCGGGCGCAAAGCATCGCGTCGCCCGCGCGGATCATGGCGGAGCGGCTCAGCATGGGCGGGCCGCTCAACATCGAGACGAATTGGGGCCGCTTCGACACGGACGGCGACGACAGCCTCAGCCCGCTCGAATTCGGCCTGTGGGTCATGGAAGCCAGCGGCAAGGATATGGGCGCAGCGGTCGAAAAAGAGTTGCGCGGACGCTCGCCGGGCAATGCCGCGGTCGGCCTGCTGAACGAAACGTCCGCCGCGCTCGTCCAGGTCGATGCGAATGGCGACTGGCGGATATCGCGCGAAGAGCTCGCCTTGATCGCCGAGTAA
- the radC gene encoding RadC family protein: MADDPTDGTGHRARLRARLFAGGPEALLDHELVEYLLALALPRRDTKPLAKRLIHAFGGYGGLMTADAEAIMRVGDVSEGAAAAIKIAQASALRLLKSAVRDRPVLGSWQALLDYLHADMAHQPIERVRILYLNGKNMLIRDELLSEGSVDEAAVHVREVIRHALDYHATAFIIVHNHPSGDPSPSSQDIALTRQIVDAAKPLGIAVHDHVIIGARGHSSLRAMGLM, encoded by the coding sequence ATGGCGGACGACCCCACCGACGGCACCGGTCATCGTGCGCGGCTTCGGGCGCGCTTGTTCGCGGGCGGGCCGGAGGCATTGCTCGATCATGAGCTGGTCGAATATCTGCTGGCCCTCGCCCTGCCCCGCCGCGACACCAAGCCTCTGGCGAAGAGGCTGATCCATGCCTTTGGCGGCTATGGCGGCCTGATGACCGCCGATGCGGAGGCGATCATGCGCGTGGGCGACGTTTCGGAGGGCGCCGCCGCGGCGATCAAGATCGCGCAGGCTTCCGCGCTTCGCCTTCTCAAATCGGCCGTGCGGGATCGGCCGGTGCTGGGCAGCTGGCAGGCTCTGCTCGATTATCTTCACGCCGACATGGCGCATCAGCCGATCGAGCGCGTCCGCATCCTCTATCTCAACGGCAAGAATATGCTGATCCGCGACGAGCTTCTTTCGGAAGGGTCCGTGGACGAAGCGGCCGTCCATGTCCGCGAGGTGATCCGCCACGCGCTCGACTATCATGCCACCGCTTTCATCATCGTCCACAATCATCCGAGCGGCGACCCGAGTCCGAGCAGCCAGGACATCGCGCTGACCCGCCAGATCGTCGATGCGGCCAAGCCTCTCGGCATTGCGGTCCACGATCATGTCATCATCGGCGCCCGCGGCCATAGCAGCCTGCGCGCCATGGGCCTGATGTAG
- a CDS encoding intermembrane phospholipid transport protein YdbH family protein has translation MRRRRLPRKRVIAGVAALLILVMLAIVWSQRVDIATGFIDRELTRRGVKASYTIRRIGFRTQQLENLVIGDPRNPDLTARFVEVKLPLVSLLDPSVEKITARGVRLRARVEGGKLRLGELDKLMPPPSGKPFALPDLNVDLADTSVSLSTPVGGFGLALEGQGNLSNGFRGRVAALARLVDLGNCTVVAPAAYLNVAIDKRHPVVDGPLSAGRFTCGQALEVTAPTLFLDANFPEDVREWNGGARIAAASVRSGINQLSAVSGRISFDGKPEETKGRLDIASQRIRIADFAGRRLGLGGRYAFSMTEGRLSLVGNGSARDIAAAETLLGPIVDALGSAGGTPVEPIGDALAAAFRRAGSDFDARATVRLVNGPQGGAVRFDTMDAESPSGARLGIAGGDGVTYYWPQGVMRLDGEIALFGGGFPAMRLSLDQPRAGAPIRGRARIAPMRTGKARLALGDIAFTAGEGGMTRFRTVAAMSGPIDDGFVTNLVMPVTGRFGGGGFAINENCVTAAFDSIRYSSLTLGRARLPVCPNGRALVSKAPGGSIQGGVQIRSPRLIGRLGGSPLDLVADDLRFGLANKDFSGTDVVILLGEGGYVNRLALERLAGRITDAGVTGTFEGADGKIAQVPILVSKGAGRWSVVNGRLTVDGGITVADDNPEPRFYPLIGRDFHLTLEGDRIDATASLFDPESNVHITNATIAHNLDSGRGTAALDVPGIRFRLDGYQPEDLTRLTLGVVALVDGTLKGRGDIRWGPEGTTSDGTFSLEDMDLAASFGPVQGLNTTMRFTDLLGLVTAPSQLATVERIQAGIDVFDGRIRYQVLPDLRVKVEEGRWPFAGGELILEETILDFSQPSEKRLTFRIVGMDAAAFVQQMEFSNISATGTLDGVLPMIFDESGGRIVGGRLEARPGGGTLSYVGELSDKNLGTWGIVAFNALKSLRYSKLIIQLDGSLAGEFTSRIELDSISRAVENSNGGIVGAVLAQFAKVPIDFNINIKGPFRSIIAMTRSFDDPSDLILPVLPENLEVVPTTTDVQREESETVQ, from the coding sequence GTGAGACGGCGGCGCCTGCCGCGCAAGCGGGTGATCGCGGGCGTCGCCGCCCTGTTGATCCTTGTCATGCTCGCCATCGTCTGGAGCCAGCGCGTCGATATCGCGACCGGTTTCATCGACCGCGAACTGACCCGGCGGGGCGTGAAGGCAAGCTATACCATCCGCCGCATCGGCTTTCGCACCCAGCAGCTTGAAAATCTCGTCATCGGCGATCCGCGCAATCCGGACCTCACGGCTCGTTTCGTCGAAGTGAAGCTGCCGCTCGTCAGCCTGCTCGATCCGAGTGTCGAGAAGATCACCGCGCGCGGCGTGCGGCTGCGCGCAAGGGTCGAAGGCGGCAAGCTGCGGCTGGGCGAGCTCGACAAATTGATGCCGCCGCCGAGCGGCAAGCCCTTCGCCTTGCCCGACCTCAACGTCGATCTCGCGGACACCAGCGTGTCCTTGAGCACGCCGGTGGGCGGCTTCGGCCTCGCGCTTGAGGGGCAAGGCAATCTGTCGAACGGTTTCCGAGGCCGGGTGGCGGCGCTCGCACGCCTTGTCGATCTCGGCAATTGTACGGTCGTGGCGCCCGCCGCCTATTTGAACGTCGCCATCGACAAGCGCCATCCGGTGGTCGACGGCCCCTTGAGCGCCGGGCGCTTCACCTGCGGGCAGGCGCTGGAGGTCACTGCGCCGACCCTGTTCCTCGACGCCAATTTCCCGGAGGACGTGCGCGAATGGAATGGCGGCGCGCGCATCGCGGCGGCATCGGTCCGCTCGGGCATCAACCAGCTGAGCGCGGTCAGCGGCCGGATCTCATTCGACGGAAAGCCGGAGGAGACCAAAGGACGCCTCGACATTGCAAGCCAGCGCATCCGCATCGCGGACTTTGCGGGCCGGCGGCTCGGCCTTGGCGGGCGTTATGCTTTCTCGATGACCGAAGGGCGCCTTTCGCTGGTCGGCAACGGTAGCGCGCGCGACATCGCGGCGGCAGAGACATTGCTCGGTCCCATCGTCGACGCGTTGGGTTCGGCGGGGGGCACCCCTGTCGAGCCGATCGGCGACGCGCTGGCCGCCGCCTTTCGCCGCGCGGGCAGTGATTTCGATGCGCGGGCAACGGTGCGGCTGGTCAATGGGCCGCAGGGCGGCGCGGTGCGGTTCGACACGATGGATGCCGAAAGCCCGAGCGGCGCGCGTCTCGGCATCGCGGGCGGTGACGGCGTCACTTATTACTGGCCGCAGGGCGTTATGCGCCTCGACGGTGAGATCGCTTTGTTCGGCGGCGGATTCCCGGCGATGCGCCTTAGCCTCGATCAGCCGCGCGCCGGCGCGCCGATCCGGGGTCGCGCGCGGATCGCGCCGATGCGGACGGGCAAGGCGCGCCTCGCGCTCGGCGACATCGCCTTCACGGCCGGAGAGGGGGGCATGACCCGCTTCCGCACGGTGGCGGCGATGAGTGGACCGATCGATGACGGCTTCGTCACCAATCTCGTCATGCCCGTCACCGGCCGCTTCGGCGGCGGCGGTTTCGCGATCAACGAAAATTGCGTCACGGCGGCGTTCGATTCGATCCGTTACTCCAGCCTGACGCTGGGCCGGGCGCGCCTGCCCGTCTGCCCGAATGGCCGCGCCTTGGTATCGAAGGCGCCGGGCGGATCGATCCAGGGCGGCGTCCAGATTCGCAGCCCGCGCCTCATCGGGCGCCTCGGCGGCTCGCCGCTCGATCTCGTGGCGGACGACCTGCGCTTCGGCCTCGCGAACAAGGATTTCTCCGGCACGGACGTGGTGATCCTGCTCGGCGAGGGCGGCTATGTGAACCGCCTCGCGCTTGAGCGGCTTGCCGGGCGCATCACCGATGCGGGCGTTACCGGCACGTTCGAAGGGGCGGACGGCAAGATCGCGCAAGTGCCGATCCTCGTCAGCAAGGGCGCGGGCCGGTGGAGCGTCGTGAACGGCCGCCTGACCGTCGACGGCGGCATTACCGTTGCCGACGACAATCCCGAGCCGCGCTTCTATCCGCTGATCGGCCGTGATTTCCATTTGACGCTCGAGGGAGACAGGATCGATGCGACCGCCTCGCTCTTCGACCCGGAAAGCAACGTCCACATCACGAACGCGACCATCGCCCACAATCTCGACAGCGGGCGCGGCACTGCGGCGCTGGACGTGCCCGGCATCCGCTTCCGGCTGGACGGCTACCAGCCCGAGGATTTGACGCGCCTGACCCTCGGCGTCGTTGCGCTTGTGGACGGCACGCTGAAAGGGCGCGGCGACATACGCTGGGGCCCGGAAGGCACGACCAGCGACGGCACCTTCTCGCTGGAGGACATGGATCTCGCGGCGAGCTTCGGCCCAGTTCAGGGCCTCAACACGACGATGCGCTTCACCGACCTGCTCGGCCTCGTCACCGCGCCGTCGCAGCTCGCGACCGTTGAGCGCATCCAGGCGGGCATCGACGTGTTCGACGGACGCATCCGCTACCAGGTGCTGCCCGATCTGCGCGTGAAGGTCGAAGAAGGCCGCTGGCCCTTCGCGGGCGGCGAGCTGATCCTGGAGGAAACGATCCTCGATTTCAGCCAACCGAGCGAGAAGCGCCTGACCTTCCGCATCGTCGGCATGGACGCCGCCGCCTTCGTCCAGCAGATGGAATTTTCGAACATCTCCGCCACCGGCACGCTCGATGGGGTGCTGCCGATGATCTTCGACGAGAGCGGCGGCCGGATCGTCGGCGGGCGGCTGGAGGCGCGACCGGGCGGCGGCACCTTGTCCTATGTCGGCGAACTGTCGGACAAGAATCTCGGCACCTGGGGCATCGTCGCCTTCAATGCGCTCAAATCGCTGCGCTATTCGAAACTCATCATCCAGCTGGATGGTTCTCTCGCGGGCGAATTCACCTCGCGGATCGAGCTGGACAGCATCAGCCGCGCGGTCGAAAATTCCAATGGCGGCATCGTGGGCGCCGTGCTGGCGCAATTCGCCAAGGTGCCGATCGATTTCAACATCAACATCAAGGGCCCGTTCCGGTCGATCATCGCGATGACGCGGTCCTTCGACGATCCATCCGACCTCATATTGCCGGTGCTGCCGGAAAATCTGGAGGTCGTCCCCACGACAACCGACGTTCAGCGAGAAGAAAGCGAGACTGTGCAATGA
- a CDS encoding YnbE family lipoprotein, whose product MTRDRLGRGVAALALPAMLTGCVQLSAPEKPIEINLNINIRQEVVVRLQEDVNKLIEDNPGVF is encoded by the coding sequence ATGACGCGAGATCGTCTCGGGCGCGGGGTGGCCGCTCTGGCCTTGCCCGCGATGCTGACCGGATGCGTGCAGTTGAGCGCGCCGGAAAAGCCGATCGAGATCAATCTCAACATCAATATCCGGCAGGAGGTTGTCGTCCGCCTGCAAGAAGACGTAAATAAGCTGATAGAGGATAATCCGGGGGTATTCTGA
- a CDS encoding YdbL family protein: MTRRTKTILTALALSVATANAGAAYAFQADASAALRASGQAGERYDGYLGAVGDAPASVRAEIDAVNIKRRAFYTDLAAKRGAKIEEVGATTACTIFATKVQPGQYYQLQDGVWRQRDDAPIPRPTYCG; this comes from the coding sequence ATGACGCGCCGCACGAAAACCATCCTCACCGCTCTGGCGCTCTCCGTGGCAACGGCGAACGCGGGCGCCGCTTATGCCTTCCAGGCCGATGCCTCGGCCGCCCTTCGGGCGAGCGGCCAGGCGGGCGAGCGGTATGACGGCTATCTCGGTGCCGTCGGCGACGCGCCGGCTTCCGTCCGGGCGGAAATCGACGCGGTGAACATCAAGCGGCGCGCTTTCTACACCGATCTCGCGGCCAAGCGCGGCGCCAAGATCGAGGAAGTGGGCGCCACCACCGCCTGCACGATCTTCGCGACCAAGGTGCAGCCCGGCCAATATTACCAGCTTCAGGACGGCGTCTGGCGCCAGCGCGACGACGCTCCGATCCCGCGCCCGACTTATTGCGGGTAA
- a CDS encoding AtpZ/AtpI family protein, whose product MTEDESGQDQQLPKDARLNSLDERLRQAQLDEKVRTGMARKPGDSDYQKGNRVLADLIGGLVGGAVIGWALDQLFDTTPLLLLVFLFLGIGVAFRNIIRNSSRRPD is encoded by the coding sequence ATGACGGAAGACGAATCCGGGCAGGACCAGCAGCTTCCGAAGGATGCGCGCCTGAACTCGCTCGACGAGCGGCTCCGGCAGGCGCAACTGGACGAAAAGGTGCGGACCGGCATGGCGCGGAAGCCCGGTGACAGCGATTACCAAAAGGGCAACCGCGTGCTTGCGGACCTCATCGGCGGTCTCGTCGGCGGCGCCGTGATCGGCTGGGCCCTGGACCAGCTGTTCGATACGACGCCATTGCTCTTGCTCGTCTTCCTGTTCCTCGGGATCGGGGTGGCGTTCAGGAACATCATACGGAATTCAAGTCGGCGTCCGGACTGA
- a CDS encoding F0F1 ATP synthase subunit A, with the protein MAAESGRIDPMHQFQVQNLWNGFEIGGQQIAFTNSALFMVLTAVALWLFMLGGMKREIVPGRWQAAVEGFTGFIASMVDANIGPKGKTFVPYVFSLFMFILIANLLGMMPFGVIGVHPFTVTSHITVTGVLAIISFGIVLLVGFFKHGFHFFSLFVPSGTPVPMIPILFPIELFSFMIRPFSLALRLFVAMTAGHILMKVLAGFVINGLNAEALWVAPLVALPSFILMIGITLLELLVCAIQAYVFALLTSLYLNDAINLH; encoded by the coding sequence GTGGCGGCCGAATCAGGCAGGATCGACCCGATGCATCAGTTCCAGGTGCAGAACCTCTGGAACGGGTTTGAAATCGGCGGGCAGCAGATCGCCTTCACCAACTCGGCGCTGTTCATGGTGCTGACGGCGGTGGCGCTCTGGCTGTTCATGCTGGGCGGCATGAAGCGGGAGATCGTGCCCGGCCGCTGGCAGGCCGCGGTCGAAGGTTTCACCGGCTTCATCGCTTCGATGGTCGACGCGAATATTGGGCCGAAGGGCAAGACATTCGTCCCCTACGTCTTCTCCCTCTTCATGTTCATCCTGATCGCCAACCTGCTCGGCATGATGCCGTTCGGCGTGATCGGCGTGCATCCCTTCACGGTGACGAGCCATATCACCGTCACCGGCGTCCTCGCGATCATCTCCTTCGGAATCGTGCTGCTGGTCGGCTTCTTCAAGCACGGCTTCCACTTCTTCAGCCTGTTCGTGCCGTCGGGCACGCCGGTGCCGATGATCCCGATTCTGTTCCCGATCGAGCTGTTCAGCTTCATGATCCGCCCGTTCAGCCTCGCGCTGCGGCTTTTCGTCGCGATGACGGCGGGCCACATCCTGATGAAGGTTCTGGCCGGGTTCGTCATCAACGGCCTCAACGCCGAAGCCCTCTGGGTCGCGCCGCTCGTCGCGCTGCCGAGCTTCATCCTGATGATCGGCATCACGCTCCTCGAGCTGCTGGTGTGCGCCATCCAGGCTTACGTCTTTGCCCTTCTCACGTCGCTGTACCTCAACGACGCGATCAACCTTCACTAA
- a CDS encoding F0F1 ATP synthase subunit C, producing the protein MDAEAAKFIGAGLAAVGLGLAALGVGNVFAQFLAGALRNPGAADSQQGRLFIGFAAAELLGLLAFVVAMILLFVA; encoded by the coding sequence ATGGACGCAGAAGCAGCAAAATTCATCGGCGCCGGTCTCGCCGCCGTCGGTCTCGGCCTCGCCGCATTGGGCGTGGGTAACGTCTTCGCCCAGTTCCTCGCGGGCGCGCTCCGCAATCCGGGCGCCGCCGACAGCCAGCAGGGCCGTCTCTTCATCGGCTTCGCGGCCGCCGAGCTTCTCGGCCTGCTCGCGTTCGTCGTCGCGATGATCCTGCTCTTCGTCGCCTAA
- a CDS encoding F0F1 ATP synthase subunit B family protein, with protein sequence MPQLDQIASTYGSQIFWLLVTFGLIFFTVGLGMVPKIGATVEARDKRIADDLAAAQAARENATSTEEAYRARTEENRAEALKVTQAAKDKSARETEKKLAKADAALAEKTAAAEAQLRSAKDAALAEVEAVAVDAAQDMVAKLSGAKVTKAKAQKAVKAVLANG encoded by the coding sequence ATGCCTCAACTGGACCAGATCGCGAGCACATATGGCTCGCAGATTTTCTGGCTTCTTGTGACCTTCGGCCTGATCTTTTTCACGGTCGGCCTGGGCATGGTTCCGAAGATCGGTGCGACCGTCGAGGCGCGCGACAAGCGCATCGCCGACGATCTCGCCGCGGCCCAGGCGGCGCGCGAAAATGCGACCTCGACCGAGGAAGCCTATCGCGCCCGCACCGAGGAAAATCGCGCCGAGGCGTTGAAGGTTACGCAGGCGGCGAAGGACAAGTCCGCCCGCGAGACCGAGAAGAAGCTCGCCAAGGCCGATGCGGCCCTCGCCGAAAAGACGGCAGCCGCCGAAGCCCAGCTCCGCTCCGCCAAGGATGCGGCGCTGGCGGAAGTCGAAGCCGTCGCGGTCGACGCTGCGCAGGACATGGTCGCCAAGCTGTCCGGTGCGAAAGTCACCAAGGCGAAGGCGCAAAAGGCAGTGAAGGCGGTTCTGGCCAATGGTTAA
- a CDS encoding F0F1 ATP synthase subunit B family protein — protein MVNATHPGATEVATELNTHIDGAEGEHGLPASGPEHAAGTLADEGAHGAGHAEPKALGMDATVWVSLAMIAVIAIMIWKKVPAAIGKALDRKIAHIREQLDEAAELRAEAEALKAEYEARSAQAGVEAATMLERAQHEADAIVAQAKTDAAALVERRTRMAQDKIAAAERAAIAEVRAKAANAAAAAAAALIAEAHDVAADKGLVDKAISSLRPN, from the coding sequence ATGGTTAATGCCACCCACCCGGGCGCGACCGAAGTCGCCACTGAACTCAACACCCATATCGATGGCGCCGAAGGCGAGCACGGCCTGCCCGCCAGCGGCCCCGAGCATGCCGCCGGCACATTAGCCGACGAAGGTGCGCATGGCGCCGGTCATGCTGAGCCCAAGGCGCTCGGCATGGACGCGACCGTTTGGGTCTCGCTGGCGATGATCGCGGTGATCGCGATCATGATCTGGAAGAAAGTGCCAGCCGCGATCGGCAAGGCGCTGGACAGGAAGATCGCCCATATCCGCGAGCAATTGGACGAAGCCGCCGAGCTTCGCGCCGAAGCCGAGGCGCTGAAGGCCGAATATGAAGCGAGGTCGGCCCAGGCCGGTGTCGAAGCCGCGACCATGCTGGAACGCGCCCAGCATGAAGCCGACGCCATCGTCGCCCAGGCGAAGACGGATGCCGCCGCCCTCGTCGAGCGCCGCACCCGCATGGCGCAGGACAAGATCGCCGCCGCCGAACGTGCCGCCATCGCGGAAGTCCGCGCCAAGGCGGCCAATGCCGCCGCCGCCGCCGCCGCGGCGCTTATCGCCGAGGCGCATGACGTTGCTGCGGACAAGGGCTTGGTCGACAAGGCGATTTCAAGTCTGCGCCCGAACTGA
- the uvrC gene encoding excinuclease ABC subunit UvrC — MTTPSDRFNEEKSAYTVRGSDQPDLEIGVAAIRGVVKTLPVRPGVYRMLDARGDVLYVGKARALKNRVTNYTQVARLTKRLQRMVAQTRSMTIVTTNTEAEALLLEAQLIKRYRPPYNVLLRDDKSFPFILLREDHAFPRIQKHRGARRAKGQYYGPFASAGSVTRTLNALQKLFLLRSCSDSFFANRSRPCLLYQIRRCSAPCVGRIDTAGYNELVQDAKDFLGGKSTKVQAKLGKLMTEAAENMDFELAAVYRDRLRALTFIQGTQTIHAEGLGDADIFALACKGGHMCIQAFFIRGGQNWGHRSFFPTHTNDVPEEEVLTSFLTQFYEEVPPPRTILLDRALGEAALLEEAFGDRAGRKVTLRNPQRGDHVKMVGQAKRNAEEALDRRLAESATQNQNLRALADLFELPGQPNRIEVYDNSHVQGTNAVGAMIVAGPEGFRKNAYRKFNIKRAETVPGDDFAMMREVLSRRFARLEKEDPERVSGEWPDLLLIDGGKGQLSAVCETMEEAGVHDIPVVAISKGPDRNAGREVMHLPGGREITLPPNDPVLFYLQRLRDEAHRFAIGAHRQKRAKNMVTSPLDDVPGIGPGRKRALLMHFGTARAVKGAALEDLERAPGISKAMARGIYDYFHPRG, encoded by the coding sequence GTGACCACGCCATCCGACCGCTTCAACGAAGAGAAATCCGCCTACACCGTCCGTGGCAGCGACCAGCCGGATCTGGAGATCGGCGTCGCCGCCATTCGCGGCGTGGTGAAGACGCTGCCGGTTCGTCCCGGCGTCTACCGGATGCTCGATGCGCGGGGGGACGTCCTCTATGTCGGCAAGGCGCGAGCGCTGAAGAACCGCGTCACCAATTACACGCAGGTCGCGCGCCTCACCAAGCGGCTGCAGCGCATGGTCGCGCAGACGCGGTCGATGACTATCGTCACGACCAATACGGAGGCCGAAGCGCTGCTGCTCGAGGCGCAGCTCATCAAGCGCTACCGGCCGCCCTACAACGTCCTCCTCCGCGACGATAAGAGCTTCCCGTTCATCCTGCTGCGCGAGGATCATGCCTTTCCCCGCATCCAGAAGCATCGCGGCGCGCGGCGGGCGAAGGGGCAATATTACGGGCCGTTCGCCAGCGCCGGATCGGTGACGCGGACCCTGAACGCGCTTCAGAAATTGTTCCTGCTGCGAAGCTGCTCCGACAGCTTCTTCGCCAATCGCTCGCGGCCGTGCCTGCTCTATCAAATCCGGCGCTGCTCCGCGCCCTGCGTCGGCCGCATCGATACGGCTGGCTATAACGAACTGGTTCAGGACGCGAAGGATTTCCTGGGCGGCAAATCGACCAAGGTGCAGGCGAAGCTCGGCAAGCTCATGACGGAAGCGGCCGAGAATATGGATTTCGAACTCGCCGCCGTCTACCGCGACCGCCTCCGCGCGCTGACCTTCATTCAGGGAACGCAGACGATCCACGCCGAGGGGCTGGGCGACGCCGACATCTTCGCGCTCGCCTGCAAGGGCGGCCATATGTGCATCCAGGCCTTCTTCATCCGCGGCGGGCAGAATTGGGGGCATCGGAGCTTCTTCCCGACCCACACCAACGACGTGCCGGAAGAGGAAGTGCTGACCAGCTTCCTCACCCAATTCTACGAAGAGGTTCCGCCGCCGCGCACCATATTGCTCGATCGGGCGTTGGGCGAGGCGGCCTTGCTGGAAGAGGCTTTCGGCGATCGGGCCGGACGCAAGGTCACGCTCCGCAACCCCCAGCGCGGCGATCATGTGAAGATGGTCGGCCAGGCCAAGCGCAACGCCGAGGAAGCACTGGACCGCCGCCTCGCGGAATCCGCGACCCAGAACCAGAATCTGCGCGCGCTTGCCGATTTGTTCGAGTTGCCGGGGCAGCCCAATCGCATCGAAGTCTATGACAACAGCCATGTTCAGGGCACCAATGCCGTGGGCGCGATGATCGTCGCGGGGCCGGAGGGCTTCCGCAAGAACGCCTATCGCAAGTTCAACATCAAGCGGGCCGAGACGGTGCCGGGCGACGATTTCGCGATGATGCGCGAAGTGCTTTCACGCCGTTTCGCGCGGCTGGAAAAAGAGGATCCGGAGCGCGTCAGCGGCGAATGGCCGGACCTGCTGCTCATCGACGGCGGCAAGGGCCAGCTTTCCGCCGTCTGCGAGACGATGGAAGAAGCGGGCGTCCACGACATCCCGGTGGTTGCCATTTCCAAGGGCCCGGACCGCAATGCGGGACGAGAGGTGATGCATCTGCCTGGCGGGCGCGAGATCACCTTGCCGCCCAACGATCCCGTTCTTTTCTACCTCCAGCGCCTGCGCGACGAAGCGCACCGCTTCGCCATCGGCGCCCATCGCCAGAAACGCGCCAAGAATATGGTGACGAGCCCGCTGGACGATGTTCCCGGCATCGGGCCCGGCCGCAAACGCGCCTTGCTCATGCATTTCGGAACGGCACGGGCGGTGAAGGGCGCAGCGCTCGAGGATCTCGAACGCGCGCCCGGCATATCGAAGGCCATGGCGCGCGGCATCTACGATTATTTCCATCCGCGCGGGTGA